A stretch of the Osmerus mordax isolate fOsmMor3 chromosome 12, fOsmMor3.pri, whole genome shotgun sequence genome encodes the following:
- the nkx1.2lb gene encoding NK1 transcription factor-related protein 1, translating into MNREKTGDIIVPPVSGVAAQTAVIVVAAPESMDNHGEKRLVANELSVFSCPAGREVQQGDSRNNSPRQEPAPVAMPTVHRTTSFSVLDILDPNKFTSKKQNPNRRGTEFAFGEENRGDDSNHALDQKSYEDYDPCKKPTGLIKDGFVFRSDECENDFNRGSHSDSEAPDELCSEESSSAVTGNGEGELGHHDDDDHGSKSPVSGSQQNQQSESNGQSHQAKPKRKRSGSDSKSGKPRRARTAFTYEQLVALENKFKSTRYLSVCERLNLALSLSLTETQVKIWFQNRRTKWKKQNPGADTSAPTGGGGGGPNGQGNGLGGLSPLSPSPPMGGHLSMHTGYPGHGPGGLVCTTQLPFLSSHAVLSPFMLGSQAYGAPAFYTSHL; encoded by the exons ATGAATAGGGAGAAGACTGGGGACATCATCGTTCCGCCTGTGTCCGGTGTAGCTGCGCAAACAGCAGTGATCGTCGTGGCCGCCCCGGAGAGCATGGACAACCACGGGGAGAAGCGGCTCGTTGCCAACGAACTATCGGTTTTCTCTTGTCCCGCGGGCAGAGAAGTGCAGCAGGGGGACAGCCGAAACAATTCGCCGCGACAGGAACCGGCTCCGGTGGCGATGCCCACAGTTCACCGGACCACCTCATTTTCCGTTTTGGACATTTTGGACCCAAATAAGTTTACGAGCAAAAAGCAGAATCCCAACCGGAGAGGCACTGAATTCGCCTTTGGGGAAGAGAACCGTGGAGACGACTCAAACCATGCCTTAGATCAGAAGTCATACGAAGATTACGACCCGTGTAAAAAACCTACAGGCTTAATAA AGGACGGATTTGTGTTCAGGTCAGACGAGTGTGAGAACGACTTCAACCGTGGATCACACTCTGACAGCGAGGCCCCGGACGAGTTGTGTAGTGAGGAGAGCAGCAGTGCGGTGACGGGGAACGGTGAAGGGGAGCTAGGACACCACGATGACGACGATCATGGGAGCAAGAGCCCAGTGTCTGGTAGTCAGCAGAACCAGCAATCAGAGTCGAATGGACAAAGTCATCAAGCTAAGCCGAAGAGGAAGCGCTCTGGCTCGGACTCAAAGTCTGGTAAGCCTCGAAGGGCTCGGACTGCTTTCACGTATGAACAACTTGTTGCTCTTGAGAACAAATTCAAGTCCACTCGATACCTGTCGGTGTGCGAAAGGCTTAACTTGGCACTGTCACTCAGCCTGACTGAGACCCAAGTCAAAATCTGGTTCCAAAATCGACGAACCAAGTGGAAAAAACAGAACCCGGGAGCAGACACGAGCGCACCGACAggcgggggcggagggggccCTAACGGACAGGGTAACGGACTGGGGGGCCTTAGCCCCCTTAGCCCGTCTCCCCCCATGGGCGGTCACCTGTCAATGCACACGGGCTATCCGGGTCACGGGCCGGGTGGGCTGGTGTGCACCACGCAGTTACCCTTCCTTTCCAGTCACGCGGTTCTGTCTCCTTTCATGTTGGGGTCCCAGGCGTATGGCGCGCCCGCCTTCTACACCTCACACCTGTAA